In Halorientalis sp. LT38, a genomic segment contains:
- a CDS encoding histidine kinase N-terminal 7TM domain-containing protein: MFIGIPVLAGLLVVSGVLSTLVAAFLWNERPKSGTTPLMFVEISLALWAFGQAIVLAGDGLATKTGGYAITLFAMATIGPSLFLFARQYTGHPSGASRELVAGLAVVPAVVLVLGATNVGDLAWVDPTLVQDAAVANLSLSYGPVFWGVVVYTYALLFVGDYLLFGKFVGSRNVYRKRTFFFLAYSVLLTGCHALSTAGLSPVPHYTLAPLANLVFGSLSLLVFVGFRSYEFLPLKPLLELFGSRSKSLAPVARTAMIEEMGGGMLVTDHRNRVVDINPMGRKILGDPEARVVGRQLEDVLPPDIFVDDADVDLLDPEAAGEFPAIWVRTPTGEKRCFDVTVTRLDGDDGAAGRVSLIHDVTERERRKQALEERTEELRRQNEQLDEFASIVSHDLRNPLNVAESAIELARHNEELSVLDRAEGAHDRMEDIIENVLTLARQGQTVDDTEAVELHAIAREAWANVDTEASDLQLVENETVRADRTRLLQVFENLFRNSIEHGTSEDGDDVTVTVGTLRDGFYVEDDGPGIPEDQQSEVLDQGFTTSENGTGFGLAIVETVADAHGWDVTVTDAPTGGARFEFSGIATDESTVQDEALT; this comes from the coding sequence ATGTTCATCGGCATCCCTGTCCTGGCAGGGCTGCTGGTCGTCTCAGGAGTGCTCTCGACGCTGGTAGCGGCGTTTCTCTGGAACGAGCGGCCCAAATCGGGGACGACGCCGCTCATGTTCGTCGAGATCAGCCTGGCGCTGTGGGCGTTCGGGCAGGCGATCGTCCTCGCCGGCGACGGACTCGCGACGAAGACGGGCGGCTACGCGATCACGCTGTTCGCGATGGCCACGATCGGGCCTTCGCTGTTCCTCTTCGCCCGGCAGTACACGGGACACCCGAGCGGTGCCTCCCGGGAACTGGTCGCCGGACTCGCGGTCGTCCCCGCCGTCGTGCTCGTCCTCGGAGCGACGAACGTCGGCGACCTGGCCTGGGTCGACCCGACGCTGGTCCAGGACGCGGCAGTGGCGAACCTCTCGCTGTCCTATGGCCCCGTGTTCTGGGGCGTCGTCGTCTACACCTACGCGTTGCTCTTCGTCGGCGACTACCTGCTGTTCGGGAAGTTCGTCGGCTCGCGGAACGTCTACCGCAAACGGACCTTCTTCTTCCTGGCCTACAGCGTCCTGCTGACCGGCTGTCACGCCCTGAGCACGGCGGGCCTGAGTCCAGTGCCCCACTACACGCTCGCGCCGCTGGCGAACCTGGTGTTCGGGTCGCTGTCGCTGCTCGTGTTCGTCGGGTTCCGATCGTACGAGTTCCTCCCGCTGAAACCGCTGCTCGAACTGTTCGGCTCCCGGTCGAAGAGCCTCGCGCCGGTGGCCCGGACCGCGATGATCGAGGAGATGGGCGGGGGGATGCTCGTCACCGACCACCGGAACCGCGTCGTCGACATCAACCCGATGGGGCGGAAGATCCTCGGCGATCCCGAGGCGCGCGTGGTCGGCCGGCAACTGGAGGACGTGTTGCCCCCGGACATCTTCGTCGACGACGCCGACGTTGACCTCCTCGATCCGGAGGCTGCGGGCGAGTTCCCGGCGATCTGGGTCCGGACTCCCACCGGTGAGAAGCGGTGTTTCGACGTGACGGTCACCAGACTGGACGGCGATGACGGCGCCGCCGGCCGCGTCTCGCTGATCCACGACGTGACCGAGCGCGAGCGCCGCAAACAGGCCCTCGAGGAGCGCACCGAAGAGCTCAGACGCCAGAACGAACAGCTCGACGAGTTCGCCAGCATCGTCTCCCACGACCTCCGCAACCCGCTCAACGTCGCCGAGAGCGCGATCGAACTCGCCAGACACAACGAGGAGCTGTCGGTGCTCGACCGCGCCGAGGGCGCTCACGATCGCATGGAAGACATCATCGAGAACGTCCTGACGCTCGCCCGACAGGGCCAGACCGTCGACGACACGGAAGCGGTCGAGCTACACGCCATCGCCCGGGAGGCCTGGGCGAACGTCGACACGGAGGCCAGCGACCTCCAGCTGGTCGAAAACGAGACCGTCCGGGCGGACCGGACCCGCCTGTTGCAGGTGTTCGAGAACCTCTTTCGGAACTCGATAGAACACGGCACCAGTGAAGACGGCGACGACGTGACCGTCACGGTCGGGACGCTCCGGGACGGGTTCTACGTCGAAGACGACGGGCCCGGTATCCCCGAAGACCAGCAGTCCGAGGTACTCGACCAGGGGTTCACCACCTCCGAGAACGGGACCGGTTTCGGCCTGGCGATCGTCGAAACCGTCGCCGACGCGCACGGCTGGGACGTCACCGTGACCGACGCTCCTACCGGCGGTGCCCGGTTCGAGTTCAGCGGCATCGCGACCGACGAATCGACGGTGCAGGACGAGGCGCTCACCTGA